One Vigna unguiculata cultivar IT97K-499-35 chromosome 7, ASM411807v1, whole genome shotgun sequence genomic region harbors:
- the LOC114191311 gene encoding uncharacterized protein LOC114191311: MDGGRLADDQADTREMIRAMQQRMDEMQRNYEAQMQILREENAILRQKDEGIPSTPTVPDPNRLSRVQQHRDAERVESRLPPTGHEQSQPARIERTQASRGNPSHTVAESSGANHGGRPSRQPIPASGSSPFTTYILETPLPEKWKMPTFDKYDGTTDPDNHMRVFMHQMMFHAVSNPIWCRVFSTSLTGEALEWFSELPAGCIDSFATLKAKFSTQFAPLKPAVLTVDNLVNIRQEDGESLRSYLDRYNRMSVKIKGLSDEIARHHFSYGLQPGVFADKISRKKPQTMEEMRERAAKFIQMEDMQEFRVKKREKEDAALPKPIASRPSKPATRPTERKPPKFTTYTPLAVPRARILQEAFSVDSLPAIRKKPPPPDTDGSKHCQYHRTIGHTTEECHTLRDKIEELIRQGHLKKYIRQDRPQRSPTRNQSPRRRVPPTRSEKKREPEREKRRRGPSRSHRSPRRSRNRGQERPLRGYINTISGGFAGGGSSSAARKRHVRALKSVHLVERNVRSMPPITFTDDDFKAPDPDHDDPMVISIEVAEYGIGKVLVDQGSSVNILYWKTFRKMNLSEDLIVPFNEQIVGFSGERVDTRGYLDLRTRISSRKDGREVRVRFLLVEANTSYNVLLGRPCLNAFGAIVSTLHLAMKFPSDRGTICTVHADQQVARQCYAAGLKVAPYSRPRKQHRTE; encoded by the coding sequence ATGGACGGAGGGAGATTAGCAGATGATCAAGCGGATACTAGGGAGATGATACGGGCGATGCAACAGAGGATGGATGAGATGCAGAGGAACTATGAAGCGCAGATGCAGATTCTACGTGAGGAGAATGCCATCCTAAGGCAGAAGGACGAGGGAATCCCATCGACGCCTACCGTGCCCGACCCAAACAGGTTGAGTCGTGTACAGCAGCACAGGGACGCCGAACGGGTAGAGAGTCGCCTCCCCCCTACGGGACATGAGCAGTCACAACCAGCTCGGATCGAAAGGACACAGGCTTCGAGGGGAAATCCGTCACACACGGTGGCGGAGAGCTCAGGAGCAAACCACGGGGGCCGCCCGTCGCGTCAGCCGATCCCCGCGTCGGGATCCTCCCCTTTCACTACATACATTTTGGAGACACCACTACCAGAAAAGTGGAAAATGCCGACGTTTGACAAGTACGACGGCACCACTGATCCAGATAATCACATGCGGGTCTTCATGCATCAAATGATGTTTCACGCCGTCAGCAACCCCATCTGGTGCCGAGTCTTCTCAACGTCGCTGACGGGGGAGGCGTTGGAGTGGTTCTCCGAGCTGCCGGCCGGCTGTATCGATTCGTTTGCCACTTTAAAGGCAAAGTTCAGCACACAGTTCGCGCCCCTGAAACCGGCCGTTCTGACGGTCGACAATCTGGTGAACATCCGACAAGAGGATGGGGAGTCACTGCGAAGTTACCTCGATCGGTATAATCGAATGTCGGTCAAGATAAAGGGTCTCAGCGATGAGATTGCGCGACACCATTTCTCTTACGGACTCCAGCCGGGAGTTTTCGCAGACAAGATAAGCCGTAAGAAGCCGCAGACGATGGAGGAGATGAGGGAACGCGCAGCAAAATTCATACAGATGGAGGATATGCAGGAGTTTAGGgtgaagaagagggagaaggagGATGCTGCGCTCCCGAAGCCGATCGCTTCTAGACCGAGCAAACCTGCAACTCGACCCACCGAACGAAAGCCACCGAAGTTCACGACCTACACTCCCCTGGCTGTTCCCCGAGCCAGGATCCTGCAGGAGGCCTTCAGCGTCGATTCGCTCCCTGCGATCAGGAAGAAGCCTCCACCACCCGACACCGACGGGAGTAAGCATTGCCAGTATCATCGGACTATCGGGCATACCACCGAGGAGTGCCACACGCTCCGCGACAAAATAGAAGAGCTCATCCGACAGGGACACTTGAAGAAATACATTCGGCAGGATCGTCCCCAGCGGAGTCCGACGAGGAACCAAAGCCCGAGGAGAAGGGTCCCCCCAACCCGATCGGAGAAGAAAAGGGAGCCCGAGCGCGAGAAGCGTAGGAGAGGACCATCCCGATCACATCGCAGTCCGAGAAGGAGTCGCAATCGTGGCCAGGAGAGACCCTTGAGGGGTTACATCAATACCATCTCTGGGGGGTTCGCCGGAGGAGGGTCAAGCTCTGCTGCGCGAAAAAGGCACGTCCGAGCGCTGAAGTCGGTCCACCTGGTCGAGAGAAATGTCCGCTCGATGCCTCCCATCACATTCACGGACGACGATTTCAAAGCACCCGACCCAGATCATGACGACCCGATGGTCATTTCGATAGAAGTAGCCGAGTACGGGATCGGGAAGGTGTTGGTCGATCAGGGGAGTTCCGTCAACATCTTGTACTGGAAGACTTTCCGGAAGATGAACTTGTCGGAGGACCTGATCGTCCCGTTTAACGAGCAGATCGTCGGTTTCTCTGGCGAGCGAGTCGACACGAGGGGCTATCTGGACCTTCGTACCAGGATCAGCTCAAGGAAAGACGGTCGAGAGGTAAGAGTTAGATTCCTTTTAGTTGAAGCTAACACCTCCTACAATGTGTTGTTAGGGAGACCCTGTTTGAATGCTTTCGGAGCGATCGTGTCTACCCTGCACCTGGCCATGAAGTTTCCGTCGGATAGAGGGACAATTTGCACGGTACATGCGGACCAACAAGTCGCCCGGCAATGCTACGCTGCGGGATTGAAGGTCGCTCCCTATAGCCGCCCGCGGAAACAACACCGGACGGAATGA
- the LOC114192089 gene encoding uncharacterized protein LOC114192089 produces the protein MAVTTPYLNATEKKHWWLTNRKVVEKYIRDARTLMATQEQSEIASALNLLDAALAIYPRLDEALELRARSLLCLRRFKEVADMLQDYIPSLKMANDESVSSDSSSQQLSREGAKLLSSDTSGSDQSFKCFSVSDLKKKVMAGLCKSCDKEGYWRYLVLGKACCHLGLMEDAMVLLQTGKRLASAAFRRESVCWSDDSFSLSNPLFSGDSSPPRVPLPESEAVTQLLAHIKLLLRRRAAALAALEAGLHSEAIRHFSKIVDGRRGAPQAFLAECYMHRASAHRSAGRIADSIADCNRTLALDPTCIQALETRASLLESIRCFPDSLHDLEHLKLLYNTILRDRKLAGPAWKRQNVRAREIPGKLCALTTKMQELKQRVASGDTSNVDYHGLIGLRRGCGRSELQRAHLLLSLKHKPDKAMCFIERCELADERDLDSVKERARMSSLLLYRLLQKGYTNVMGAIMDEEAAEKQRKKKVLEALEAQAKVEKLENKKCTVSSPSTANPAVFQGVFCRDLAVVGNLLSQTGFNRSIPVKYEALSC, from the exons ATGGCCGTGACCACTCCCTATCTCAATGCCACAGAAAAAAAGCACTGGTGGCTCACCAACCGTAAG GTTGTTGAGAAATACATCAGAGACGCTCGCACTCTGATGGCCACGCAGGAACAGAGCGAGATCGCTTCGGCGCTCAACCTTCTCGACGCGGCTCTGGCGATCTATCCGCGGCTCGACGAAGCGCTGGAGCTGCGAGCGAGGTCTCTGCTCTGTCTGCGGAGGTTCAAAGAGGTAGCGGATATGCTTCAGGACTACATCCCGAGCCTGAAAATGGCGAACGATGAGTCGGTTTCTTCGGATAGTTCTTCGCAACAACTCTCTAGGGAGGGCGCGAAGCTCCTCTCCTCTGATACCTCGGGTTCGGATCAGAGCTTCAAGTGCTTCTCTGTCTCTGACTTGAAGAAGAAGGTTATGGCAGGGCTGTGTAAAAGTTGCGACAAGGAAGGGTATTGGAG ATACTTGGTTCTGGGGAAAGCATGCTGCCACCTAGGCCTAATGGAAGACGCAATGGTTCTTCTCCAAACGGGTAAACGCCTAGCCTCCGCCGCATTCCGCCGCGAGAGCGTGTGCTGGTCCGACGATAGCTTCTCCCTCTCGAACCCCCTCTTCTCCGGCGACTCAAGCCCACCCCGGGTCCCACTCCCGGAGTCTGAAGCAGTGACTCAACTCCTCGCCCACATAAAGCTCCTCCTCCGGCGCCGTGCTGCCGCGCTGGCTGCCCTGGAAGCCGGCCTCCACTCCGAGGCCATCCGCCACTTCTCCAAAATTGTGGACGGGCGCCGCGGTGCCCCGCAGGCCTTCCTCGCCGAGTGCTATATGCACAGGGCCTCCGCTCACCGGTCCGCCGGCCGAATCGCCGATTCAATTGCCGATTGCAACAGAACCCTCGCCTTGGACCCCACCTGCATCCAAGCTCTGGAAACCCGAGCCTCTCTTCTGGAATCCATTCGTTGCTTCCCAGATTCACTCCATGACCTCGAACACCTCAAACTCCTGTACAACACCATCTTGCGCGACCGTAAACTCGCCGGTCCTGCCTGGAAGCGCCAAAACGTGCGCGCCAGAGAAATTCCTGGGAAACTCTGTGCCCTCACCACGAAGATGCAGGAACTGAAACAGAGGGTAGCTTCGGGAGACACCTCCAACGTGGACTACCACGGTCTCATCGGCTTGCGCCGCGGCTGTGGTCGTTCGGAGTTGCAGAGAGCGCATTTGCTTCTGTCTCTGAAACACAAGCCCGACAAGGCAATGTGCTTCATCGAGCGGTGCGAGCTGGCTGACGAGCGGGACCTCGATTCCGTCAAGGAGAGGGCGAGAATGTCGTCGCTCTTGCTCTACCGGCTGCTCCAGAAGGGTTACACCAACGTGATGGGTGCCATAATGGACGAAGAGGCTGCTGAGaagcaaaggaagaaaaaggTTCTGGAAGCTCTGGAAGCTCAGGCTAAAGTCGAGAAATTGGAAAACAAAAAGTGCACCGTTTCGTCTCCCTCCACCGCCAATCCCGCGGTTTTTCAGGGAGTCTTTTGCCGCGATCTTGCGGTGGTTGGAAACTTGCTCTCGCAAACGGGATTCAACCGTTCCATTCCGGTCAAGTACGAGGCGTTGAGCTGCtga